A single region of the Lotus japonicus ecotype B-129 chromosome 4, LjGifu_v1.2 genome encodes:
- the LOC130710199 gene encoding 1-phosphatidylinositol-3-phosphate 5-kinase FAB1A-like produces the protein MLTRLVNEELNEWAQVESQSMGTPEKKVSDFIDVVRSWIPRRADSPNVSRDFWMPDQSCRVCYECDSQFTIFNRRHHCRICGRVFCAKCTANSIPVPLDGTSTGREDWERIRVCNFCFNQWQQAVATVDNGTPSATPCLSPSPSTTSLVSTKSSCTCHSSSTAGSVPYSTGPYQRVPYSPHQSSEMNTVTDEQENLNSGSTNPSADVENLSSNQFSYCFNRSDDEDDDYDVDTDTESRHFSHANHYDGPVNIHEIDRVYGPHINHSDGDNFQETSSSCLTATPNLDQEGVDGVQAPGKEADEHDHDGCETSPYHEESSNAEPVDFENNGLLWLPPEPEDEEDDREAAPFDDEDEDEGSTGEWGYLRSSNSFGSGESRNRDKSIEDSRKAMKNVVEGHFRALIAQLLQSEELSICDEENKERWLDIITTLSWEAATLLKPDMSGAGGMDPGGYVKVKCIACGHPKESVVVKGIVCKKNVAHRRMTSKIDKPRFLILGGALEYQRVSNQLSSVDTLLQQEMDHLKMAVARIAAHHPNVLLVEKSVSRYAQEYLLAKDISLVLNIKRPLLERIARCTGAQIVPSIDHLTSQKQGYCETFHVDKFFEEHGTAGQGGKKSTKTLMFFEGCPKPLGCTILLKGANGDELKKLKHVVQYGIFAAYHLALETSFLADEGASPLEFPLKSPITVALPDNRSSIVRSISTIPGFTVTTPREHQGSETIKEVPKSNDRHNTERTPSRCSGSFERSQVGDSIHMHEVFGEVTRPVQDMTSTHCNSFLADTDSKEDVKKCPKEFFQYRQDESGEMMLNNDHISDSFGTFEPSVQEGNNHIKAVALASHQGANPEPPIVKIDNYNNDDDDMLHSKEDFPASTSDHQSILVFLSTRCVWKGTVCERSHLVRIKYYATSDKPLGRFLRDRLFDQSYTCCSCEMPPEAHVQCYTHRQGSLTIAVKKLPEFPLPGERDGKIWMWHRCLKCPRVNGFPPATRRIVMSDAAWGLSFGKFLELSFSNHAAASRVASCGHSLHRDCLRFYGFGKMVACFSYASIHLHSVFLPPPKLEFNHDTQDWLQKEALEVHDKAEILFSEVCNGLHQISEKISGPMLQEGGNIVAKFKLLVAELKGILQKEKEEFEDLLQKLLHKEPKAGQSMVDILELNKLRRHILTHSYVWDRRLIYASNLSKTTLQEDSRNSYLKEKSISSKEKVAEKDAASRFTRGHSSCDSLHLETKPDGNLNLENTSRLNQSGEVIKGEDKGKDKSHDKVDLSLSGGANVNDKSNSLEFGGAGRRASPEGGSPTVANLSDTLDAAWTGESHPTSLSFKENGCLPPDSAVVTVHSPVANIVSTTSNSDNYTADIGGTETGHIKLLPKGLDARWSGMPFANLYSFNKTSTVNTQKLVEYNPVHIPSFRELERQIGARLLLPAGINDTIVPVYDDEPTSVIAHVLVSIDYHIQMSESDRPKDSLDSSVSLPLFDSTSLLSLGSFDETLTNTYRSFGSSDESMLSTSGSRSSLAGDPLLYTKDFHARVSFADDSSLGKVKYTVTCYYAKRFEALRKICCPSELDFVRSLSRCKKWGAQGGKSNVFFAKTLDDRFIIKQVTKTELESFIKFAQAYFKYLSESISTGSPTCLAKILGIYQVTSKHVKGGKETKMDVLVMENLLYRRNIRRLYDLKGSSRSRYNPDTSGSNKVLLDQNLIEAMPTSPIFVGNKAKRLLERAVWNDTAFLASIYVMDYSLLVGVDEEKHELVLGIIDFMRQYTWDKHLESWVKTTGILGGPKNASPTVISPQQYKKRFRKAMSLYFLMVPDQWSPPGLNPTGSQSDHCDENS, from the exons ATGTTAACAAGGCTGGTCAATGAGGAACTCAATGAGTGGGCTCAGGTGGAATCACAGTCCATGGGCACCCCTGAAAAGAAAGTATCTGACTTCATTGATGTAGTTAGATCCTGGATCCCCAGACGGGCTGATTCACCAAATGTGTCCAGGGACTTCTGGATGCCCGATCAGAGTTGTAGGGTATGCTATGAGTGTGATTCTCAGTTCACAATATTCAACCGCAGGCATCACTGTCGAATCTGTGGTCGAGTTTTCTGTGCAAAATGCACTGCCAATTCTATTCCTGTGCCATTGGATGGGACAAGTACTGGTCGTGAAGATTGGGAAAGGATTAGGGTTTGTAACTTTTGCTTTAATCAATGGCAGCAGGCGGTAGCAACTGTTGATAATGGCACTCCTTCAGCCACCCCTTGTCTCAGCCCTTCACCATCTACAACAAGCTTGGTCAGCACTAAGTCTAGTTGCACCTGTCATAGTAGCAGCACTGCTGGTTCAGTTCCTTACTCAACCGGGCCTTATCAACGTGTACCATATAGTCCACATCAGTCTTCCGAAATGAATACAGTAACAGATGAGCAAGAAAATTTAAATTCTGGGAGCACAAATCCCTCTGCGGATGTAGAGAATTTGTCTTCTAACCAATTTAGTTATTGCTTCAACAG GAgcgatgatgaggatgatgattaTGATGTTGATACTGATACAGAATCAAGGCATTTCTCTCATGCCAATCACTATGACGGTCCAGTTAACATCCATGAGATAGACCGTGTCTATGGACCACATATAAATCATTCTGATGGTGATAACTTTCAGGAAACAAGTTCGAGTTGCCTAACAGCAACACCGAATCTTGATCAAGAAGGCGTAGATGGAGTTCAAGCTCCTGGAAAAGAAGCTGATGAGCATGATCATGATGGATGTGAAACATCTCCCTATCATGAGGAGAGTAGTAATGCGGAGCCTGTGGACTTTGAGAATAATGGACTTCTGTGGCTACCTCCTGAAccagaagatgaagaggatgataGAGAAGCTGCTCCTTTtgacgatgaagatgaagatgaaggtagTACTGGAGAATGGGGATATCTACGATCCTCCAATAGCTTTGGCTCTGGAGAATCCCGTAACAGAGATAAATCAATTGAGGATAGTAGGAAGGCCATGAAGAATGTAGTGGAAGGGCATTTTAGAGCTCTGATAGCTCAGCTTTTACAGTCGGAGGAACTAAGTATTTGTGATGAAGAGAATAAAGAGAGATGGTTGGATATAATTACCACTTTGTCTTGGGAAGCTGCTACACTTCTGAAGCCTGATATGAGCGGGGCTGGAGGTATGGACCCTGGTGGATATGTAAAGGTTAAATGCATAGCGTGTGGGCATCCAAAAGAAAG TGTGGTGGTTAAAGGAATTGTTTGTAAGAAGAATGTGGCTCATCGGCGGATGACATCAAAAATTGATAAACCACGTTTTCTAATACTTGGAGGTGCTTTGGAGTATCAGCGTGTTTCTAACCAGTTATCGAGTGTTGACACTTTGTTACAGCAG GAGATGGACCATTTGAAGATGGCGGTTGCAAGGATTGCTGCTCACCACCCCAATGTTCTTTTGGTAGAGAAGTCAGTATCTCGTTATGCTCAAGAATATCTTCTCGCTAAAGACATATCGCTTGTTCTGAATATTAAAAGGCCGCTTTTAGAGCGTATTGCTCGTTGTACTGGGGCACAGATTGTCCCTTCAATTGATCATCTGACCTCCCAAAAGCAGGGTTATTGTGAAACCTTCCATGTGGACAAATTTTTTGAGGAGCATGGTACTGCTGGGCAAGGTGGGAAAAAATCAACGAAGACTTTGATGTTCTTTGAGGGTTGTCCAAAACCTTTAGGTTGCACT ATCTTGCTCAAAGGTGCCAATGGGGATGAGTTGAAGAAGCTGAAACATGTGGTCCAGTATGGAATCTTTGCAGCCTATCATCTGGCGCTGGAGACATCTTTTCTGGCTGATGAAGGTGCCTCACCTCTAGAGTTTCCCTTGAAATCTCCCATAACCGTTGCATTACCTGATAATCGATCTAGTATTGTGAGATCAATTTCAACTATCCCTGGATTTACTGTTACCACTCCTCGAGAACATCAAGGATCTGAAACTATTAAAGAGGTACCAAAATCTAATGATCGCCACAACACAGAAAGAACCCCATCTAGATGCAGTGGGTCCTTCGAAAGATCACAGGTTGGTGACTCCATCCACATGCATGAAGTCTTTGGAGAAGTCACCCGGCCAGTTCAGGATATGACATCTACCCACTGCAATAGTTTCCTCGCAGATACTGATTCTAAGGAGGATGTTAAGAAATGTCCCAAGGAATTTTTTCAATACAGACAAGATGAGAGCGGGGAAATGATGTTGAACAATGATCATATTTCAGATTCTTTTGGCACCTTTGAACCTTCAGTGCAAGAAGGCAATAACCACATCAAAGCTGTAGCATTGGCTTCACATCAAGGAGCTAACCCTGAGCCACCTATTGTAAAAATTGACAATTataataatgatgatgatgacatgcTACATTCGAAAGAAGATTTTCCTGCCTCAACTTCTGACCATCAGAGTATTTTGGTCTTTTTATCAACACGTTGTGTGTGGAAAGGAACTGTTTGTGAAAGGTCCCATCTTGTTAGAATTAAATACTATGCAACTTCTGATAAGCCTTTGGGACGGTTTTTGAGAGATCGACTATTTGATCAG AGTTACACTTGCTGCTCATGCGAGATGCCTCCAGAAGCTCATGTTCAATGTTATACTCACCGCCAAGGGAGCCTGACAATTGCTGTTAAGAAACTACCAGAGTTTCCATTACCAGGGGAAAGGGATGGTAAAATCTGGATGTGGCACAGATGCTTGAAATGTCCTCGTGTAAATGGTTTTCCTCCTGCTACACGAAGAATAGTTATGTCTGATGCAGCTTGGGGCTTATCCTTTGGGAAATTTTTGGAGCTGAGTTTTTCAAATCATGCAGCAGCAAGCAGGGTTGCAAGTTGCGGTCATTCTCTCCACAGAGATTGTTTAAGATTCTACGG TTTCGGGAAGATGGTTGCCTGCTTTAGCTATGCTTCAATTCACCTACATTCTGTTTTTCTTCCCCCACCTAAACTTGAATTCAACCATGATACTCAAGACTGGCTACAGAAAGAAGCGCTTGAG GTACATGACAAGGCTGAAATACTTTTTAGTGAAGTGTGCAATGGTCTACATCAAATTTCAGAGAAGATTTCAGGTCCTATGCTGCAGGAGGGTGGAAATATTGTGGCAAAATTTAAGCTCCTAGTAGCTGAACTTAAAGGAATTCTgcagaaagagaaagaagaatttGAG GACTTGTTACAAAAGTTGCTGCATAAAGAGCCCAAAGCTGGCCAGTCTATGGTTGATATTCTAGAGCTCAATAAATTGCGCAGGCATATCCTTACTCATTCTTATGTTTGGGACCGGCGCCTTATATATGCTTCCAATCTAAGTAAAACTACTCTCCAAGAAGATTCAAGGAATTCCTATCTGAAAGAGAAGTCAATTAGTTCTAAGGAAAAGGTTGCTGAGAAAGATGCGGCTTCTAGGTTCACAAGAGGCCATAGCAGTTGTGACTCTCTTCATTTGGAAACAAAGCCTGATGGAAACCTTAATTTAGAAAACACTAGCCGCCTTAACCAGTCTGGTGAAGTGATTAAAGGCGAGGACAAAGGTAAAGACAAAAGTCATGATAAGGTTGATCTTTCTCTCTCTGGTGGTGCAAATGTCAATGATAAATCTAACTCTCTGGAGTTTGGAGGAGCTGGAAGGAGGGCTTCGCCAGAGGGGGGATCTCCTACTGTTGCTAATTTATCCGATACCCTTGATGCTGCATGGACGGGTGAAAGTCACCCTACAAGTTTATCATTCAAAGAAAATGGTTGTCTTCCTCCTGATTCAGCAGTTGTGACAGTTCATTCACCTGTGGCAAATATAGTTTCAACAACATCAAATTCTGATAATTATACTGCTGATATAGGTGGGACTGAGACAGGGCACATTAAGTTGCTTCCCAAAGGACTTGATGCTAGATGGAGTGGGATGCCTTTTGCAAATTTGTATTCGTTCAACAAAACATCTACCGTCAATACACAGAAGCTTGTTGAGTACAACCCAGTCCACATTCCATCATTTCGAGAGTTGGAGCGCCAGATTGGTGCTAGACTGCTTCTGCCTGCTGGTATTAATGACACCATAGTACCTGTCTATGATGATGAACCCACTAGTGTTATAGCACATGTACTCGTGTCAATAGATTATCACATACAAATGTCAGAATCTGATAGACCTAAAGACAGTTTAGACAGTTCAGTCTCATTGCCTCTCTTTGATTCAACAAGTCTACTTTCTCTTGGCTCTTTTGATGAGACACTTACTAATACTTACAGAAGTTTTGgctcttctgatgagagcatgCTATCCACTTCTGGGTCTCGGAGTTCGCTGGCTGGGGATCCACTCTTATACACAAAGGATTTTCATGCAAGGGTTTCTTTTGCTGATGATAGCTCCCTTGGAAAGGTGAAATATACTGTAACTTGCTACTATGCAAAGAGATTTGAGGCTCTAAGAAAAATCTGTTGCCCTTCTGAGCTAGATTTTGTGCGGTCCCTTAGTCGTTGTAAGAAGTGGGGGGCTCAAGGAGGAAAGAGCAATGTTTTCTTTGCGAAAACCCTGGACGATAGATTTATTATCAAACAGGTTACAAAGACGGAGCTTGAGTCATTTATAAAGTTTGCTCAggcttattttaaatatttatctgAGTCAATCAGCACAGGAAGCCCAACTTGCCTAGCAAAGATTTTGGGAATTTATCAG GTAACATCAAAACATGTCAAAGGAGGGAAGGAAACAAAAATGGATGTTTTGGTTATGGAGAATCTTCTTTATAGGCGTAACATTAGACGGCTTTATGACCTTAAAGGTTCTTCTCGATCAAGGTACAATCCAGATACAAGTGGGAGCAATAAAGTTCTGCTGGATCAGAATCTCATCGAAGCTATGCCAACCTCTCCAATATTTGTGGGGAACAAGGCAAAGCGGTTGCTCGAGAGGGCCGTGTGGAATGATACAGCATTCCTTGCA TCAATATATGTGATGGACTACTCATTGCTGGTTGGAGTGGATGAGGAAAAACATGAGCTGGTTTTAGGAATTATTGATTTTATGAGACAATATACATGGGACAAGCATCTTGAATCTTGGGTGAAGACCACAGGCATCCTTGGAGGACCCAAGAATGCTTCTCCAACTGTTATATCACCACAGCAGTACAAGAAACGGTTCAGGAAAGCCATGAGTTTATATTTTCTCATGGTGCCAGATCAATGGTCTCCTCCAGGTTTAAACCCCACTGGCTCCCAATCTGATCACTGTGATGAAAATTCCTGA